In Notolabrus celidotus isolate fNotCel1 chromosome 22, fNotCel1.pri, whole genome shotgun sequence, one genomic interval encodes:
- the lrrc9 gene encoding leucine-rich repeat-containing protein 9 isoform X1 yields MIQSEKQKHRGDEEVVKELCIANGVSYEKIAQEGRGISSLEIFFSGFPRIAGLNFFPRLCQLTIVSQNIKHIEGLDCCPLLQELWIVECNLTEISGLQKCLQLKKLYLYDNHICEIKNLQLQVDLEVLWLNNNCISQIQGLNSLQNLKELNLVDNSIEKIGHGLDHNDCLQNLNLSGNKISSFKELTKLARLPDLRELALKDQTSTSNPVCLLCNYATHVLYHMPGLQRLDTYEVSSQQVKEAAESTVMKKTMYYNMRVRTAQRNLAESQLSLMERKKTMLQLPEECIRTINHSLKNLERELSKVPTGRKESAGTLKDESSLQVKGLPDRSDSPTNISHDSAMECKILHKIEALRERLMLWTRRMDEIEAWSQRDMSQATFMMEYSVQFLLMELESVGNIRLEEGCSADPWFTSCCDLLLSRFSHPDFKNHGVTGIKITKVIRIHNSALKLRFEDRFHNLLTSEESATFSQKNYRRQLEHLFYAADPEGNNEREDILSIIEEGFKTTQPNKPLEIEGAIPLSNSLIVTEQPRIEHAVRRASQGETKHSPDTIPFRHGQIIVSKVFVGHSMPIREGESADRSSYSKVYSVYRNMDTKQRAATSGETPLSSKTHTGPECSPRRRQWFMFDHELILPEYIMYFEYVTGDAEHPLPGHITGAHGTPSNDIILDKEALNMEPMLKPQPKLLSLNDKILLNVARANVLSQITVLNLHGNSLSKIKEISHLTSLRHLTISFNEFTRLDDISHMPNLEFLDASFNRLVTLEGLRRLGQLKQLDVSWNKLTKARDDTAVLRKHTPALLRLNIRHNPWNKPEAVRRTMLGCLTTLTHLDDLMVAEEEAADAVRMAAGSKINQASLLVHSRTNDDRPRSLSLLSTAQLLCLLSPASWSINTELEPDWAAKQITTLNFDSQRISKLTNLNTLINLRWASFNDNDISKVEGLECCTKLEELSLSNNSISTFNGLSKLHCLSKLSLDGNQLSSLDASGLDQLSNLSFLSMEKNCITSLHGIQRVRSLLELYVGNNQISTSQDIYFLKGLSNLIILDLYGNPLLERLENYRIYVVFHLPSLKALDGIAVEVTECKNAKDMFGGRLTPDMVAEKLGHSHYTDITYLTLQSCSIRIVDLPPADLFCNLRSVNLDHNNLTSFSGLIYLPNIKALCLNYNHIESILPRQKTQAHLTNRQILHSKVHSSGYGKQSPSKGKRDTGPTGSLEPLMGSLEVLHLSHNSISNMANLQLSRLTNLKALFLQGNEISQVEGLEGLHQLRELVLDRNRIKTLSENSFIGQNVLLELHLAENRIRELNHLNPLTELRKLFLGMNKLQDITEVEKLEVLPSLSELSVVGNPVARNSLHRPAVVLLLSSLQVLDGVMVTLEEKTRAELLSADPSPCPQCPGASLPAADINLPGLRPLLPRNPPLRAMGLSGGLQGSVHRHDILPSNAEEVQYQFTYTNKRNKHVNAPRIPQTDINFRHIRRTGSNLPTSGLLSDGNRIITYPTQEQDSRFPTRGKHPPM; encoded by the exons ATGATACAAAGTGAGAAACAGAAGCACCGTGGTGATGAGGAAGTGGTCAAAGAGCTG tgcaTAGCTAATGGGGTGTCCTATGAAAAAATTGCACAAGAAGGAAGAGGCATCAGCTCCCTGGAGATTTTTTTCTCTGGTTTTCCTCGTATAGCTGGTCTGAACTTCTTCCCCAGGCTGTGTCAGCTCACCATAGTGAGCCAGAACATCAAACACATCGAAGGGCTTGACTGCTGTCCATTGCTTCAAGAACTCTGGATAGTGGAGTGCAACCTGACA gaaatATCAGGACTCCAGAAATGTCTGCAACTAAAGAAACTCTACCTTTATGATAATCATATCTGTGAAATAAAGAACTTACAGTTGCAGGTTGATTTAGAAGTTCTGTGGCTCAACAATAACTGCATAAGTCAGATACAG GGCTTAAACTCGCTTCAGAATCTCAAAGAGCTAAACCTTGTGGACAACAGTATTGAAAAGATTG GGCATGGCCTTGACCATAATGACTGCCTCCAGAATCTTAATCTCTCTGGGAACAAGATCAGCTCCTTTAAG GAGCTGACCAAGCTCGCCCGCCTCCCTGATCTGAGAGAACTAGCACTGAAGGACCAGACATCCACCTCAAACCCAGTGTGTCTGCTGTGTAACTATGCCACTCATGTTCTTTACCACATGCCAGGCCTCCAGCGACTTGACACCTACGAAGTCTCAAGCCAGCAAGTCAAAGAAGCAGCTGAG tCCACAGTAATGAAGAAAACGATGTACTACAACATGCGTGTCCGTACTGCTCAGAGAAACCTGGCAGAGTCTCAACTGAGTttgatggagaggaagaaaactATGTTACAGTTACCTGAAGAGTGCATCAGAACAATCAACCATTCcctgaaaaat CTTGAACGGGAGCTCTCCAAGGTGCCGACTGGTCGTAAAGAGTCTGCCGGCACGTTAAAGGACGAATCATCCCTCCAGGTTAAAGGTTTACCTGACAGAAGCGACTCACCCACCAACATCAGTCATGATTCTGCTATGGAGTGCAAAATACTGCACAAGATTGAAGCACTACGGGAGAGACTGATGCTATGGACAAGGAGAATGGATGA GATTGAGGCCTGGTCCCAGCGAGATATGTCCCAAGCCACATTCATGATGGAATATAGTGTCCAGTTTCTGTTAATGGAGTTAGAAAGTGTTGGAAATATTCGTTTGGAAGAGGGCTGCTCTGCAGACCCTTG GTTTACTTCCTGCTGCGACCTCCTGCTGTCACGCTTCTCTCATCCAGACTTCAAGAATCACGGCGTCACTGGTATTAAGATCACTAAAGTTATCCGCATCCACAACAGTGCTCTGAAGCTTCGCTTTGAGGACAGATTTCACAACTTACTAACCAGTGAGGAGTCTGCTACCTTTTCACA AAAGAATTACAGGCGTCAACTGGAGCACTTGTTCTACGCAGCTGATCCTGAAGGAAATAATGAGAGGGAAGACATTTTGAGCATTATAGAGGAAGGATTTAAAACAACCCAACCAAATAAG CCCTTGGAGATCGAGGGTGCCATACCTTTGTCCAACAGCCTGATTGTGACTGAACAGCCCAGAATTGAACATGCTGTTCGCCGAGCCAGCCAAGGCGAGACCAAGCACAGTCCAGATACAATCCCTTTTAGACATG gTCAGATAATTGTCTCCAAAGTATTTGTGGGCCACAGCATGCCCATCAGAGAGGGAGAATCAGCGGACAGAAGCAGTTATTCCAAAGTGTACTCAGTTTATCGCAATATGGACACAAAGCAAAGAGCTGCAACAAGTGGCG AGACGCCTCTctcttcaaaaacacacactggaccTGAGTGCAGTCCCCGAAGAAGACAATGGTTTATGTTTGACCATGAGCTCATTCTGCCTGAGTACATCATGTATTTTGAATATGTCACTGGG GATGCAGAACATCCTTTGCCAGGCCATATCACAGGAGCTCATGGTACTCCCTCCAACGATATCATCCTGGACAAGGAAGCCCTCAACATGGAACCAATGCTAAAGCCACAGCCTAAGTTATTAAGCTTGAATGACAAAATTCTGCTCAATGTAGCCAGAGCCAATGTCCTTAGTCAGATTACA GTGCTGAATCTTCATGGCAACAGCCTGAGTAAAATAAAGGAGATTTCCCACCTCACATCCCTGCGGCATCTCACCATCAGCTTCAATGAGTTCACACGCTTGGATGACATTTCTCACATG CCGAACCTTGAGTTTCTGGATGCCAGCTTTAATCGCCTTGTGACCCTCGAGGGGCTAAGAAGGTTGGGACAGCTCAAGCAACTGGATGTGAGCTGGAACAAGTTGACCAAGGCCAGAGACGATACAGCTGTgctgagaaaacacacaccagcTCTACTGAGACTTAACATCCGACACAACCCCTGGAACAAG ccTGAAGCAGTCAGAAGGACTATGTTGGGATGTCTAACGACCCTCACACACCTGGATGATTTGATGGTtgcagaggaggaggctgctgATGCTGTTCGGATGGCTGCTGGATCCAAAATTAACCAG GCATCTCTTCTGGTTCACTCGCGCACTAACGATGACCGGCCCCGCAGTCTCAGCCTGCTGTCAACAGCCCAGCTCCTGTGTTTACTCAGTCCTGCAAGCTGGAGCATCAACACTGAGCTGGAACCAGACTGGGCTGCAAAG CAGATCACCACCCTGAACTTTGACAGCCAGAGGATTTCCAAACTGACCAATCTGAATACGCTCATCAACCTCCGCTGGGCCTCCTTTAATGATAATGACATCTCCAAAGTCGAGGGTCTTGAATGCTGCACAAAGCTTGAGGAGCTTTCCCTCAGCAACAACAGCATCAGCACATTTAATG GCCTTTCAAAACTGCACTGCCTCAGTAAGCTGAGTCTGGATGGGAATCAGCTGTCTAGTTTGGATGCCTCTGGCCTGGATCAGCTGTCCAACCTGTCCTTTTTGTCTATGGAGAAAAACTGTATCACTTCCCTGCATGGCATCCAGAGAGTCCGCTCCCTTCTTGAGCTTTATGTTGGAAACAACCAAATTTCCACATCACAAGATATCTACTTTTTGAAG GGATTATCAAATCTCATCATTTTGGATCTTTATGGGAATCCTTTACTGGAGCGGCTCGAAAACTACCGAATTTATGTGGTTTTCCACTTACCCTCCCTGAAAGCTCTGGATGGCATTGCTGTT GAGGTAACTGAGTGTAAAAATGCAAAGGACATGTTTGGAGGGAGACTCACCCCTGACATGGTTGCAGAGAAGCTTGGCCACTCACACTACACAGACATCACTTATCTCACCCTGCAGTCCTGCTCTATAAG GATTGTTGATCTCCCTCCAGCAGACCTATTCTGTAACCTGCGCAGTGTCAACTTAGACCACAACAACCTCACCTCTTTCTCAGGCCTCATCTACCTACCAAACATCAAA GCTCTGTGTCTAAACTACAACCACATTGAGTCCATCCTGCCCAGACAGAAGACCCAAGCTCAtctgacaaacagacagataCTCCACAGCAAAGTTCACTCCAGTGGTTACGGCAAGCAGAGTCCATCCAAAGGGAAAAG GGACACTGGGCCCACTGGCAGTCTGGAGCCACTGATGGGCAGCCTAGAGGTGCTGCATTTGAGTCACAATAGCATCTCCAATATGGCCAATCTGCAGCTCAGCAGGCTCACCAATCTTAAAGCACTCTTTCTCCAAG GTAATGAGATCAGCCAGGTGGAAGGATTGGAAGGGCTTCACCAGCTCAGAGAGCTTGTGTTAGACCGGAACCGCATCAAAACTCTGTCTGAAAACTCTTTCATTGGGCAGAATGTCTTGTTAGAACTGCATCTAGCAGAGAACCGGATCCGGGAGCTCAACCATCTCAATCCTTTGACTGAGCTACGCAAGCTCTTTCTTGGCATGAACAAACTGCAG GACATCACAGAAGTCGAAAAGCTAGAAGTTCTTCCTTCACTGTCGGAGCTCTCTGTTGTTGGAAATCCA GTGGCGAGAAATTCTCTCCACAGACCAGCTGTGGTGCtccttctgtcctctctgcaggtCCTGGATGGAGTGATGGTCACCTTGGAGGAAAAAACACGGGCTGAACTCCTCAGCGCTGATCCATCA CCATGTCCCCAATGCCCTGGAgcttctctccctgcagctgaCATAAACCTGCCTGGACTGCGACCTCTTCTGCCTCGTAACCCCCCTCTAAGAGCAATGGGTCTAAGTGGAGGACTACAGGGCTCTGTACATAGGCACGACATCCTTCCAAGTAACGCTGAAGAAGTTCAATATCAATTCACATACACAA ACAAAAGGAACAAGCATGTAAACGCTCCTCGAATTCCCCAAACTGACATTAACTTCAGACACATTCGAAGAACAGGAAGCAACCTCCCGACCTCCGGTCTCCTTTCAGATGGGAACAGAATCATCACGTATCCCACCCAAGAGCAAGACAGCAG atttcCAACCAGAGGCAAACATCCTCCCATGTAA
- the lrrc9 gene encoding leucine-rich repeat-containing protein 9 isoform X4, producing the protein MPGLQRLDTYEVSSQQVKEAAESTVMKKTMYYNMRVRTAQRNLAESQLSLMERKKTMLQLPEECIRTINHSLKNLERELSKVPTGRKESAGTLKDESSLQVKGLPDRSDSPTNISHDSAMECKILHKIEALRERLMLWTRRMDEIEAWSQRDMSQATFMMEYSVQFLLMELESVGNIRLEEGCSADPWFTSCCDLLLSRFSHPDFKNHGVTGIKITKVIRIHNSALKLRFEDRFHNLLTSEESATFSQKNYRRQLEHLFYAADPEGNNEREDILSIIEEGFKTTQPNKPLEIEGAIPLSNSLIVTEQPRIEHAVRRASQGETKHSPDTIPFRHGQIIVSKVFVGHSMPIREGESADRSSYSKVYSVYRNMDTKQRAATSGETPLSSKTHTGPECSPRRRQWFMFDHELILPEYIMYFEYVTGDAEHPLPGHITGAHGTPSNDIILDKEALNMEPMLKPQPKLLSLNDKILLNVARANVLSQITVLNLHGNSLSKIKEISHLTSLRHLTISFNEFTRLDDISHMPNLEFLDASFNRLVTLEGLRRLGQLKQLDVSWNKLTKARDDTAVLRKHTPALLRLNIRHNPWNKPEAVRRTMLGCLTTLTHLDDLMVAEEEAADAVRMAAGSKINQASLLVHSRTNDDRPRSLSLLSTAQLLCLLSPASWSINTELEPDWAAKITTLNFDSQRISKLTNLNTLINLRWASFNDNDISKVEGLECCTKLEELSLSNNSISTFNGLSKLHCLSKLSLDGNQLSSLDASGLDQLSNLSFLSMEKNCITSLHGIQRVRSLLELYVGNNQISTSQDIYFLKGLSNLIILDLYGNPLLERLENYRIYVVFHLPSLKALDGIAVEVTECKNAKDMFGGRLTPDMVAEKLGHSHYTDITYLTLQSCSIRIVDLPPADLFCNLRSVNLDHNNLTSFSGLIYLPNIKALCLNYNHIESILPRQKTQAHLTNRQILHSKVHSSGYGKQSPSKGKRDTGPTGSLEPLMGSLEVLHLSHNSISNMANLQLSRLTNLKALFLQGNEISQVEGLEGLHQLRELVLDRNRIKTLSENSFIGQNVLLELHLAENRIRELNHLNPLTELRKLFLGMNKLQDITEVEKLEVLPSLSELSVVGNPVARNSLHRPAVVLLLSSLQVLDGVMVTLEEKTRAELLSADPSPCPQCPGASLPAADINLPGLRPLLPRNPPLRAMGLSGGLQGSVHRHDILPSNAEEVQYQFTYTNKRNKHVNAPRIPQTDINFRHIRRTGSNLPTSGLLSDGNRIITYPTQEQDSRFPTRGKHPPM; encoded by the exons ATGCCAGGCCTCCAGCGACTTGACACCTACGAAGTCTCAAGCCAGCAAGTCAAAGAAGCAGCTGAG tCCACAGTAATGAAGAAAACGATGTACTACAACATGCGTGTCCGTACTGCTCAGAGAAACCTGGCAGAGTCTCAACTGAGTttgatggagaggaagaaaactATGTTACAGTTACCTGAAGAGTGCATCAGAACAATCAACCATTCcctgaaaaat CTTGAACGGGAGCTCTCCAAGGTGCCGACTGGTCGTAAAGAGTCTGCCGGCACGTTAAAGGACGAATCATCCCTCCAGGTTAAAGGTTTACCTGACAGAAGCGACTCACCCACCAACATCAGTCATGATTCTGCTATGGAGTGCAAAATACTGCACAAGATTGAAGCACTACGGGAGAGACTGATGCTATGGACAAGGAGAATGGATGA GATTGAGGCCTGGTCCCAGCGAGATATGTCCCAAGCCACATTCATGATGGAATATAGTGTCCAGTTTCTGTTAATGGAGTTAGAAAGTGTTGGAAATATTCGTTTGGAAGAGGGCTGCTCTGCAGACCCTTG GTTTACTTCCTGCTGCGACCTCCTGCTGTCACGCTTCTCTCATCCAGACTTCAAGAATCACGGCGTCACTGGTATTAAGATCACTAAAGTTATCCGCATCCACAACAGTGCTCTGAAGCTTCGCTTTGAGGACAGATTTCACAACTTACTAACCAGTGAGGAGTCTGCTACCTTTTCACA AAAGAATTACAGGCGTCAACTGGAGCACTTGTTCTACGCAGCTGATCCTGAAGGAAATAATGAGAGGGAAGACATTTTGAGCATTATAGAGGAAGGATTTAAAACAACCCAACCAAATAAG CCCTTGGAGATCGAGGGTGCCATACCTTTGTCCAACAGCCTGATTGTGACTGAACAGCCCAGAATTGAACATGCTGTTCGCCGAGCCAGCCAAGGCGAGACCAAGCACAGTCCAGATACAATCCCTTTTAGACATG gTCAGATAATTGTCTCCAAAGTATTTGTGGGCCACAGCATGCCCATCAGAGAGGGAGAATCAGCGGACAGAAGCAGTTATTCCAAAGTGTACTCAGTTTATCGCAATATGGACACAAAGCAAAGAGCTGCAACAAGTGGCG AGACGCCTCTctcttcaaaaacacacactggaccTGAGTGCAGTCCCCGAAGAAGACAATGGTTTATGTTTGACCATGAGCTCATTCTGCCTGAGTACATCATGTATTTTGAATATGTCACTGGG GATGCAGAACATCCTTTGCCAGGCCATATCACAGGAGCTCATGGTACTCCCTCCAACGATATCATCCTGGACAAGGAAGCCCTCAACATGGAACCAATGCTAAAGCCACAGCCTAAGTTATTAAGCTTGAATGACAAAATTCTGCTCAATGTAGCCAGAGCCAATGTCCTTAGTCAGATTACA GTGCTGAATCTTCATGGCAACAGCCTGAGTAAAATAAAGGAGATTTCCCACCTCACATCCCTGCGGCATCTCACCATCAGCTTCAATGAGTTCACACGCTTGGATGACATTTCTCACATG CCGAACCTTGAGTTTCTGGATGCCAGCTTTAATCGCCTTGTGACCCTCGAGGGGCTAAGAAGGTTGGGACAGCTCAAGCAACTGGATGTGAGCTGGAACAAGTTGACCAAGGCCAGAGACGATACAGCTGTgctgagaaaacacacaccagcTCTACTGAGACTTAACATCCGACACAACCCCTGGAACAAG ccTGAAGCAGTCAGAAGGACTATGTTGGGATGTCTAACGACCCTCACACACCTGGATGATTTGATGGTtgcagaggaggaggctgctgATGCTGTTCGGATGGCTGCTGGATCCAAAATTAACCAG GCATCTCTTCTGGTTCACTCGCGCACTAACGATGACCGGCCCCGCAGTCTCAGCCTGCTGTCAACAGCCCAGCTCCTGTGTTTACTCAGTCCTGCAAGCTGGAGCATCAACACTGAGCTGGAACCAGACTGGGCTGCAAAG ATCACCACCCTGAACTTTGACAGCCAGAGGATTTCCAAACTGACCAATCTGAATACGCTCATCAACCTCCGCTGGGCCTCCTTTAATGATAATGACATCTCCAAAGTCGAGGGTCTTGAATGCTGCACAAAGCTTGAGGAGCTTTCCCTCAGCAACAACAGCATCAGCACATTTAATG GCCTTTCAAAACTGCACTGCCTCAGTAAGCTGAGTCTGGATGGGAATCAGCTGTCTAGTTTGGATGCCTCTGGCCTGGATCAGCTGTCCAACCTGTCCTTTTTGTCTATGGAGAAAAACTGTATCACTTCCCTGCATGGCATCCAGAGAGTCCGCTCCCTTCTTGAGCTTTATGTTGGAAACAACCAAATTTCCACATCACAAGATATCTACTTTTTGAAG GGATTATCAAATCTCATCATTTTGGATCTTTATGGGAATCCTTTACTGGAGCGGCTCGAAAACTACCGAATTTATGTGGTTTTCCACTTACCCTCCCTGAAAGCTCTGGATGGCATTGCTGTT GAGGTAACTGAGTGTAAAAATGCAAAGGACATGTTTGGAGGGAGACTCACCCCTGACATGGTTGCAGAGAAGCTTGGCCACTCACACTACACAGACATCACTTATCTCACCCTGCAGTCCTGCTCTATAAG GATTGTTGATCTCCCTCCAGCAGACCTATTCTGTAACCTGCGCAGTGTCAACTTAGACCACAACAACCTCACCTCTTTCTCAGGCCTCATCTACCTACCAAACATCAAA GCTCTGTGTCTAAACTACAACCACATTGAGTCCATCCTGCCCAGACAGAAGACCCAAGCTCAtctgacaaacagacagataCTCCACAGCAAAGTTCACTCCAGTGGTTACGGCAAGCAGAGTCCATCCAAAGGGAAAAG GGACACTGGGCCCACTGGCAGTCTGGAGCCACTGATGGGCAGCCTAGAGGTGCTGCATTTGAGTCACAATAGCATCTCCAATATGGCCAATCTGCAGCTCAGCAGGCTCACCAATCTTAAAGCACTCTTTCTCCAAG GTAATGAGATCAGCCAGGTGGAAGGATTGGAAGGGCTTCACCAGCTCAGAGAGCTTGTGTTAGACCGGAACCGCATCAAAACTCTGTCTGAAAACTCTTTCATTGGGCAGAATGTCTTGTTAGAACTGCATCTAGCAGAGAACCGGATCCGGGAGCTCAACCATCTCAATCCTTTGACTGAGCTACGCAAGCTCTTTCTTGGCATGAACAAACTGCAG GACATCACAGAAGTCGAAAAGCTAGAAGTTCTTCCTTCACTGTCGGAGCTCTCTGTTGTTGGAAATCCA GTGGCGAGAAATTCTCTCCACAGACCAGCTGTGGTGCtccttctgtcctctctgcaggtCCTGGATGGAGTGATGGTCACCTTGGAGGAAAAAACACGGGCTGAACTCCTCAGCGCTGATCCATCA CCATGTCCCCAATGCCCTGGAgcttctctccctgcagctgaCATAAACCTGCCTGGACTGCGACCTCTTCTGCCTCGTAACCCCCCTCTAAGAGCAATGGGTCTAAGTGGAGGACTACAGGGCTCTGTACATAGGCACGACATCCTTCCAAGTAACGCTGAAGAAGTTCAATATCAATTCACATACACAA ACAAAAGGAACAAGCATGTAAACGCTCCTCGAATTCCCCAAACTGACATTAACTTCAGACACATTCGAAGAACAGGAAGCAACCTCCCGACCTCCGGTCTCCTTTCAGATGGGAACAGAATCATCACGTATCCCACCCAAGAGCAAGACAGCAG atttcCAACCAGAGGCAAACATCCTCCCATGTAA